CAAAAGGCAAGAAAAAAATCCAATAAAAAAGTTTGTAGTTTTCTTTTCATAATTGTTTGTTTTAGGCTAACGCTGCTCCACACTTGGGGTAGCTTTTTTTATTCAAGAACAAAATATACTTGCAAAAGGCAAGAAAAATCCAATAAAAAGTTTGTAGTTTTCTTTTCATAATTGTTTATTTTAGGCTAACGCTGCTCCACACTTGGGGCAGCTTTTTTTTGTAGCATAAGTTCAATTTAGTTTTTATAGATTTTCTATCTTTGCTACATGGCAAAAAATCAGAGTATAGAGGCCTATATTAAAGGTGATTCCAAACAATTATATTGGTGGCGATATCCGCATATATGGGCTTACTTAGCTGCCATAATTACCATCACCTTTCTCATATTCTATCCTTCATTAGACGGTCAGTTCATTAGCTCTTGGGACGATTATGGTTATGCTGTTAACAATCAGTACATCAATAAACTTAGTTTTCAGAATGTCAAAGGAATGTTTACGAATGCATTGTTTGGGAACTACAACCCTTTGACATTTTTGACTTTCGCCATCGAAAAGCATTATTTTGGTACGAATCCCTACGTGCACCACTTCAATAATTTATTACTCCATCTGCTCAATACCATATTTGTTTTTTGGCTGGTCATACGGATGAGGTTGAAGTTGGAAGCCGCCATTTTGGTGAGTATTTTGTTTGCCATTCACCCCATGCACGTAGAATCGGTTGCATGGATTACTGAGCGCAAAGACGTCTTATTTGCTGCCTTTTATCTGGGTGCGTTGATAAGTTATACCTACTTTTTGAAGCGAAAACAACCTGCTTATTACCTACTTTGTATTTTACTAGCCACCTTATCTTTGTTTTCCAAAATACAGGCAGTTGCTCTGCCGCTGTCCATGTTATTGATAGACTATTACTTTCGCCGCAAATTTCATTGGAAGCTAATTGCCGAAAAAATACCCTTTTTCTTATTATCGCTCATCTTCGGATTGATAGGCATTTCATTTCTCAAAACAGCGGGAGCCTTCAATGTCACAAGTAGCATTGCGTGGTACGAACGTCCACTCATGGGAGCATATGCCTTGGGAACATACCTTTACAAATCCTTGATTCCATATCCATTATCTGCTTATTATCCTTATCCTCAAAAAGCAGACGACTGGTTGCCAATCGTGTATTACATCGTTCCGATATTGGTTTTTTTGTTCACTGTATTGGTCACCTTTAGCTACAAATACACCCGAATCGTACTATTTGGAGTCGGGTTTTTCTTCTTCAATATTGTATTTTTATTGCAGGTAGTTGAAGCAGGAGCAGGTTTTATTTCAGATAGGTTTTCATACATTGCCTATCTCGGTTTGTTTTTTATCATGGCACAAGCATTTTCCTATTTGCTATACCTTAAACCGCAATGGAAATGGGCTACAATGGGAATGATAGGAATATATCTTATCGGTTTGGGTATCAATTCTTTCAACAGGACGAAAGTATGGCAAAATGATGCCACACTTTGGACAGATGCACTGCAAAAATACCCCAATATCTCCTTTGCCTACACAAGCAGAGGTGCCTATTATTTGGAGAAAGGAGAACTTGATAAAGCCATTTCAGACTACGACCAATACATCACCATGCGTCCTAATAACACCAAAGGATATTTTGAGCGAGGTATTGTTTACCTGCAAAAGAAGGCATATCAAAAAGCCATTATAGACTTCAATGAGGTGCTAAAGCTACAAGCCAAAAATGTCAATGCACTCAAATACAAAGGAATAGCACTGTTGGAATCGAGACAATATGAGGAGGCTGTAAAAAACTATACCAGAATGTTGGCACTGCAAAAAGAAAATGCCCAAAAAGAAGCTTATCTGCAAAGGGCAAAAGCGTATGAAAACCTCCAAAAATTCGATGCAGCAATTGCCGATTACACCAGTATTCTGGAATTGCTACCCAATGATGTCAATGCCTTGCTAAGTAGAGGAGGGATATATTTTCAACAAAACCAATTTGAAGCAGCACTTTTGGATATGAACAAGGTCTTGACTGCAAAACCCCAAACCGCTAAAGCATTGTTGAACAGAGCCATTATCTATGGCAGCACGAATCAACACGCTGCCGCCATTGCAGATTTTGATGCATACCTCCAACTGAACCCTGCCGATGCACAAGCCTACAATTGGCGTGGAATATCGAAAACGAAAATAGGTAATCACCAAGCTGCCATCCAAGATTTCTCCAAAGCGATTCAATCCAAACCGCTACCCGAATTTTACCAAAATCGAGCCGATGCTTACCTACAAATTGGGAAAAATGCGAAAGCTGCGAAGGATTTGAAGAAAGTGACTGGTGATTAGTTATTTCTTTTATGACGATATTTCGCTAAAAATTATCCCCATTCGTAGCCCATGAATTAATTCATGGGCTACGAATGGGGTTTATAATCAAGCGGTTATTCTGTTTTTAAAAATAGTGTTTTATTACCAAAAAGGGAATATTGGTTATCAGTGATTGGTGATTAGTTGGTGTTCACCAATCAACCCAACTTGCCCGCAATGAACCCCGTTGTCCATGCCGCTTGAAAATTGTAGCCGCCCGTAATGCCATCGATATCCATCACCTCCCCCGCAAAATACAGGTTCTTGCAAACCTTGCTTTCCATCGTATCAAAATTGATACTCTTCAAACTTACTCCACCACAAGTCACAAACTCTTCTTTGAAAGTCGTTTTCCCGCTGACTGAATACACATCGTGGGCCAAAACCGCCACCAATTTGTGGATATTTTTTTTGCTCAAATCGAGCCATCTTTTGGTGGGGGCACAGTCACTTTTATGCAATAAAAAAAGCCATAAACGTTCGGGTAGGCCAAAAAGCCGATGATTGGAGAGTTGTTTTTTGGGATGCGCTGCAATGGTATTTTGGATAGAAGCCCTGACTTCTTCGTGATTCGGAACTCCCGCCCAATTAACCTGTACCTTGAATTGGTAGTTGCAATCGCTGAGCAAGCGTGCGCCAAAAGCGGACAGCTTTAATATGGCTGGCCCACTCATACCCCAATGCGTAATCAACAGAGGGCCTTGTGATTGAAGTTTAGAACCTTGAATCCACACCAAAGCATTTTCCGCTACCACGCCCATGAGTTGGGTGATTGGTTCTGAAGGCATATTGAAGGTGAAAAGCGAGGGAACGGGTGTTTCTATTTGATGACCCAAATTTTCGAGCCAAGTCAAGCCAGATTTTTTGGGAGAACCGCCGCAAGCTATGATTACCTTATCGAATGTTTGCGATTCACATTGTGTTTTTGAGAAATGCAATAGGAGTTGGTCGTTATTGACTTCA
This window of the Chitinophagales bacterium genome carries:
- a CDS encoding tetratricopeptide repeat protein is translated as MAKNQSIEAYIKGDSKQLYWWRYPHIWAYLAAIITITFLIFYPSLDGQFISSWDDYGYAVNNQYINKLSFQNVKGMFTNALFGNYNPLTFLTFAIEKHYFGTNPYVHHFNNLLLHLLNTIFVFWLVIRMRLKLEAAILVSILFAIHPMHVESVAWITERKDVLFAAFYLGALISYTYFLKRKQPAYYLLCILLATLSLFSKIQAVALPLSMLLIDYYFRRKFHWKLIAEKIPFFLLSLIFGLIGISFLKTAGAFNVTSSIAWYERPLMGAYALGTYLYKSLIPYPLSAYYPYPQKADDWLPIVYYIVPILVFLFTVLVTFSYKYTRIVLFGVGFFFFNIVFLLQVVEAGAGFISDRFSYIAYLGLFFIMAQAFSYLLYLKPQWKWATMGMIGIYLIGLGINSFNRTKVWQNDATLWTDALQKYPNISFAYTSRGAYYLEKGELDKAISDYDQYITMRPNNTKGYFERGIVYLQKKAYQKAIIDFNEVLKLQAKNVNALKYKGIALLESRQYEEAVKNYTRMLALQKENAQKEAYLQRAKAYENLQKFDAAIADYTSILELLPNDVNALLSRGGIYFQQNQFEAALLDMNKVLTAKPQTAKALLNRAIIYGSTNQHAAAIADFDAYLQLNPADAQAYNWRGISKTKIGNHQAAIQDFSKAIQSKPLPEFYQNRADAYLQIGKNAKAAKDLKKVTGD
- a CDS encoding NAD(P)/FAD-dependent oxidoreductase — its product is MKIAIIGGGAAGFFAAISAKENHREADVVLFEKSQKLLAKVRISGGGRCNVTNACTSIKQLSEAYPRGGKALKKAFRTFNTQDTKAWFESRGVPLYAQDDSRVFPVSDNSQSIIDCLLSESKRLGILIQLGTQIETIEVNNDQLLLHFSKTQCESQTFDKVIIACGGSPKKSGLTWLENLGHQIETPVPSLFTFNMPSEPITQLMGVVAENALVWIQGSKLQSQGPLLITHWGMSGPAILKLSAFGARLLSDCNYQFKVQVNWAGVPNHEEVRASIQNTIAAHPKKQLSNHRLFGLPERLWLFLLHKSDCAPTKRWLDLSKKNIHKLVAVLAHDVYSVSGKTTFKEEFVTCGGVSLKSINFDTMESKVCKNLYFAGEVMDIDGITGGYNFQAAWTTGFIAGKLG